Proteins encoded together in one Peribacillus asahii window:
- a CDS encoding twin-arginine translocase TatA/TatE family subunit: MLSNIGIPGLILVLVIALIIFGPSKLPEIGRAFGRTLTEFKSAAKELVSDDNKEEAKRPELTAVKKEN, from the coding sequence ATGCTTTCCAATATTGGTATTCCAGGGTTAATTTTAGTACTCGTTATCGCTCTTATTATTTTCGGACCTTCCAAGCTGCCGGAAATCGGCCGTGCGTTTGGCCGTACATTAACCGAATTTAAAAGTGCTGCAAAGGAATTAGTATCTGATGATAACAAAGAGGAAGCGAAAAGACCTGAGCTAACCGCTGTGAAAAAGGAAAATTAA
- the tatC gene encoding twin-arginine translocase subunit TatC, with amino-acid sequence MKNKEQNLADHLEELRQRIILTLLAFIAFLIISFIFVQDIYQWLIRGLNGKLAILGPSDILWVYMMIAAVFAIAATIPVAAYQTWRFVAPALNPEESKVTLRFIPGLFLLFILGISFGYFVLFPIVLGFLTTLSAGQFETMFTAEKYFRFMINLTLPFGFLFEMPLIVMFLTRLGILNPIRLAKARRISYFFLIVISVLITPPDLISDVLVIVPLLVLYEVSVSLSRIVYRKKLLQEAALENHDVAESGQSYS; translated from the coding sequence ATGAAAAACAAAGAGCAGAATCTGGCTGATCATTTAGAGGAGCTTCGCCAGCGAATCATTTTGACGTTACTGGCATTTATTGCTTTTCTAATCATCAGTTTTATTTTTGTCCAAGATATTTATCAGTGGCTCATAAGGGGTCTTAATGGAAAACTGGCCATCCTTGGTCCAAGTGATATCCTTTGGGTTTACATGATGATTGCTGCAGTATTTGCAATCGCGGCAACTATTCCAGTCGCTGCTTACCAGACTTGGCGCTTTGTAGCACCGGCGCTGAATCCTGAAGAAAGTAAGGTTACCTTAAGATTTATTCCTGGACTATTCCTGTTGTTTATTTTAGGGATTTCATTTGGATATTTCGTATTGTTCCCAATTGTTCTGGGGTTTTTAACCACTCTGTCAGCAGGGCAATTTGAAACGATGTTTACGGCTGAAAAATATTTCAGGTTCATGATTAACCTTACACTGCCGTTTGGGTTTCTGTTTGAAATGCCGCTCATTGTCATGTTTTTAACGAGACTGGGGATTCTTAATCCAATTAGGCTGGCCAAGGCGAGGAGGATTTCCTATTTTTTTCTGATTGTTATATCCGTTCTAATCACTCCACCGGATTTAATTTCCGATGTTCTGGTGATTGTGCCATTACTTGTGCTTTATGAAGTAAGTGTATCTCTCTCCAGGATTGTTTACAGAAAAAAATTGCTGCAGGAAGCAGCTTTGGAGAACCACGACGTGGCAGAGAGTGGCCAGTCCTACTCATGA
- a CDS encoding ABC transporter permease, with amino-acid sequence MIALVSLIITQVKFIKKPACKNIINLKSQKVDGGYSSEEMTKTDRDKDTIERILSMQEGEKIMFLKIVKNDFLRNKIATMTVFVFITMAVILAASAINNIANLIQAMSDLQESAVPAEITVMHAGEYDQAEIDQFTEQYRDHIAMQETMVLQNIDGSNIHFGQNQTMAGTIQDISFVVQNKKFDFILDLDNEKLDVKVGEVAVPIYFMEQHDLKIGDTITVKSGGYEKEFVISDYARDFEMNSSLTSSKRFVINQNDYDEMLEIQAGELEYLIEFKLYENGDAAAVQTAYIKAGLPANGPIIEGKIFTMFNAMSDIAVAIVIIFISVLLIVIASLCIRLTFLATIDEDIREIGVMKAMGISKKDIKKVYLNKYRVISVAAGIIGYLLSFAAVNLLNGNMRLYISSDLSGSLKYVLSLIAPLLVYFMIVRYCQRVLKRIDKISAAEALRSDIMERGKNRKYSFPLSKNKFFSTNIYMGLRDVWKRFKLYRLLFVIFIVCTFIVILPLNIYTTMNSSAFSTYMGIGEYDMRIDLRRTDSITEDFIKLQEELKNDSDIENYAAYITSSYQVKNAEGSWDYINIEIGDFSVFPLKYLEGRAPEGEGEISLSFANAAKDGLNKKVGDEVTVRIGGEEQTLSVTGIYQDITNGGKTAKAHTSLGVNEAAVLWYIVSMDIAKGVDISEKMDYYQNAYDSAQVNDIKEYTGQTLGNITDQMSLIVIGGIAIAVIIAVLITALFLRMLLSKDMSQIAIMRSVGLTSKNIKHQYMAGTMMVLILGIIVGVLASNYLGEFLVSMAMSSMGAAKIELVNVAWQTWLLCPLAMIVVVGFTISVCCKVTVEDDLSVVLRS; translated from the coding sequence ATGATTGCTTTAGTAAGTTTAATAATCACTCAGGTCAAGTTTATTAAGAAGCCAGCATGTAAGAATATTATCAATTTAAAAAGTCAAAAAGTAGATGGAGGTTATTCCTCTGAAGAAATGACAAAGACTGATAGAGATAAGGATACAATAGAAAGAATTTTATCGATGCAGGAAGGAGAAAAAATAATGTTTTTGAAAATAGTCAAGAATGATTTTCTCAGAAACAAAATTGCAACGATGACAGTATTTGTATTTATCACGATGGCAGTTATTTTGGCAGCCAGTGCCATTAATAACATTGCTAATCTGATTCAGGCGATGTCAGATCTTCAGGAGAGTGCAGTACCAGCTGAAATTACGGTGATGCATGCTGGAGAATATGACCAGGCAGAAATCGACCAATTCACAGAACAATACCGTGACCATATAGCAATGCAGGAGACGATGGTTCTTCAGAATATTGATGGAAGCAATATTCATTTTGGTCAAAATCAAACGATGGCTGGAACTATACAGGACATTTCATTTGTTGTACAGAATAAGAAATTTGATTTTATATTGGATCTGGATAATGAAAAGCTGGATGTAAAGGTAGGTGAAGTGGCTGTTCCCATCTATTTTATGGAACAACACGACTTAAAAATAGGTGATACGATTACGGTGAAAAGCGGCGGGTATGAGAAAGAGTTTGTCATTTCAGATTATGCAAGAGATTTTGAGATGAACTCTTCCCTTACTTCTTCGAAACGGTTTGTGATAAATCAGAATGACTATGATGAAATGCTTGAAATACAGGCTGGGGAACTGGAATATCTGATCGAATTCAAGCTGTATGAAAACGGGGATGCTGCTGCTGTTCAGACTGCCTATATCAAAGCGGGTCTTCCGGCAAACGGTCCTATAATCGAGGGAAAGATATTTACGATGTTTAATGCCATGTCAGATATAGCAGTTGCGATTGTCATTATATTTATTAGTGTTCTGCTTATTGTGATTGCTTCGCTTTGTATCAGACTAACATTTTTGGCGACGATTGATGAAGATATTAGAGAAATCGGTGTTATGAAAGCAATGGGGATATCCAAAAAAGATATAAAAAAGGTCTATCTTAATAAATACAGAGTCATCTCAGTAGCAGCTGGCATTATCGGTTATCTGCTTTCCTTTGCGGCGGTAAATCTGTTAAACGGTAATATGAGACTTTACATATCTTCCGATTTATCAGGTAGCTTAAAATATGTGCTATCGCTTATAGCTCCATTACTTGTATATTTCATGATTGTGAGATACTGCCAGCGAGTACTGAAAAGAATCGACAAGATTTCTGCGGCGGAAGCTTTACGTTCAGATATCATGGAGCGCGGAAAGAATCGAAAGTACAGTTTCCCGCTGTCAAAGAACAAATTCTTCAGCACTAATATTTACATGGGGCTGAGGGATGTATGGAAACGATTCAAATTATACAGGCTGCTGTTTGTTATTTTTATCGTATGTACGTTTATTGTCATACTCCCCTTAAATATTTATACCACCATGAATTCATCGGCATTTTCCACGTATATGGGAATAGGGGAATACGACATGAGAATCGATCTTCGAAGAACCGATAGTATTACAGAAGATTTTATAAAATTGCAGGAAGAGTTGAAAAATGATTCGGATATCGAAAATTATGCGGCCTATATCACGAGTTCCTACCAGGTCAAAAACGCGGAAGGTTCCTGGGACTATATTAATATTGAAATCGGAGATTTTTCCGTATTTCCATTAAAATATCTGGAAGGCAGAGCACCGGAGGGTGAAGGAGAAATCTCGCTTTCCTTTGCCAATGCCGCAAAAGACGGATTGAACAAGAAAGTAGGAGATGAAGTAACCGTCAGGATTGGGGGGGAAGAACAGACTTTATCAGTCACGGGTATTTATCAGGATATTACAAATGGGGGAAAAACAGCAAAGGCGCATACGAGTCTTGGGGTAAATGAAGCGGCCGTTCTTTGGTATATTGTGAGTATGGATATAGCCAAAGGTGTTGATATTAGTGAGAAAATGGACTACTACCAGAATGCTTACGATTCTGCGCAGGTAAATGATATCAAAGAATATACTGGGCAGACTCTTGGAAATATCACTGATCAGATGAGCCTGATTGTTATAGGTGGAATCGCAATAGCAGTAATCATTGCTGTATTGATAACTGCATTATTCCTTCGGATGTTATTATCAAAGGATATGTCTCAGATTGCCATCATGCGAAGTGTGGGATTAACTTCTAAAAATATTAAACATCAATATATGGCAGGAACTATGATGGTACTCATATTGGGAATTATAGTTGGGGTGCTGGCTTCTAATTATTTAGGGGAATTTCTTGTAAGTATGGCCATGTCCTCTATGGGAGCCGCAAAAATTGAATTAGTTAATGTTGCATGGCAGACTTGGCTGCTATGTCCGTTAGCAATGATTGTAGTCGTTGGATTTACTATTTCTGTGTGCTGTAAGGTAACGGTAGAAGATGATTTATCTGTAGTTTTAAGAAGTTAG
- a CDS encoding ABC transporter ATP-binding protein — MSKILEARSMNKKVELGKDNELHILKDVNLEIEEGEFVSVMGPSGSGKTTLLYNVSGMDRITSGSMKFKDSEIGTLKEEELAKLRLNHMGFIFQDINLLKNLSLIDNVMFPGLVSKDADKNAVYQKAKKLLGMTGIDMLADNTITQASGGQLQRVAICRALINDPDIIFGDEPTGALDSKSSADIMSILAEINKKGTTIMLVTHDVKVAAKTERILFMVDGNIVAQKKMRKYDAQHDDIREREESIMKWLVENGF, encoded by the coding sequence ATGAGCAAAATATTAGAAGCAAGAAGTATGAACAAAAAAGTAGAATTAGGAAAGGATAATGAGCTTCATATCTTAAAGGATGTAAACTTGGAGATAGAAGAAGGTGAATTCGTATCGGTCATGGGGCCATCTGGAAGCGGGAAGACAACGCTGCTATATAATGTAAGTGGTATGGATAGAATTACTTCCGGCAGTATGAAATTTAAAGACAGTGAAATCGGCACACTAAAAGAAGAAGAACTGGCGAAGCTCCGGCTGAATCACATGGGATTTATCTTTCAGGATATCAATCTATTAAAGAATCTGTCATTGATTGACAATGTTATGTTTCCTGGACTTGTATCAAAAGATGCGGATAAAAATGCAGTGTATCAAAAAGCAAAGAAACTGTTGGGAATGACAGGAATTGACATGCTTGCAGATAATACTATCACTCAGGCATCTGGCGGCCAGCTGCAGAGAGTCGCCATCTGCAGAGCATTGATAAATGATCCGGATATCATATTTGGAGACGAACCGACCGGAGCATTAGATTCCAAATCGTCAGCAGACATTATGTCGATTCTAGCAGAGATTAATAAAAAAGGAACAACCATCATGCTCGTTACACATGATGTAAAGGTGGCAGCAAAAACTGAAAGAATATTATTTATGGTAGATGGAAATATTGTTGCACAGAAGAAAATGCGTAAATACGATGCGCAGCATGACGATATTAGGGAAAGAGAAGAAAGCATTATGAAATGGTTAGTGGAAAATGGGTTCTAA
- a CDS encoding phosphoesterase encodes MGFKMKKKAIPLLATTVLATTAFTTQTFINDGNNQKVAANESSKEESKQKNASWLAGDHHVHSEWSVGWDNSTNPPTPIRGGDAIYPIVKNAEKAKEYGLDWVMTTDHGGPNHSKVNLEQAYPELLKSREAVPEVLQFYGMEFDTPAADHSTLMIPKVDNESQILYDIESKFNKREPYPNDGSRDTESTMIEALNYMKQLDEDEQPIHIAHHPSRSATGDGVWGQDTPQEFRNWNDVAPNISIGMEGAPGHQANAINKDGSQDPNGARGSYGNYPTMGGFDQMAAKVGGLWDSMLGEGRHWWITATSDSHVNWRDGGGDFWPGEYSKTYVKAEKDYDDIMESIRKGNVFVTTGDLISELDVKVQAGGKSPWFAKSKGNSATIGETLTLPGKSKDVTVTIRMKDPNAANSNGDTPKVDHVDLIMGEVTGKVEDRSTATNSTTKVVKTFTKKDWKQDGEYIEITHTLKNVDEDSYIRLRGTNTQQTEPKIDPRGEDPWTDLWFYSNPVFIKTAK; translated from the coding sequence ATGGGATTTAAAATGAAAAAGAAGGCAATTCCGCTACTTGCCACAACGGTTCTTGCTACAACGGCTTTTACAACCCAAACTTTTATCAATGATGGTAATAATCAAAAAGTAGCAGCAAATGAATCTTCAAAGGAAGAATCAAAACAAAAGAATGCAAGCTGGCTTGCAGGTGACCACCACGTACATAGTGAGTGGAGTGTTGGCTGGGACAACTCTACAAATCCTCCAACACCAATCCGAGGTGGAGATGCCATTTATCCAATTGTGAAAAATGCGGAAAAAGCAAAAGAGTACGGACTTGATTGGGTGATGACAACAGATCATGGAGGGCCTAATCATTCCAAGGTTAACTTAGAACAAGCTTATCCTGAATTATTAAAATCCCGTGAAGCTGTTCCTGAAGTTCTTCAATTCTACGGGATGGAGTTTGACACACCTGCTGCTGACCATAGTACATTAATGATTCCGAAAGTCGATAATGAATCACAAATTCTTTACGATATTGAAAGCAAATTTAATAAGCGCGAACCTTATCCAAATGACGGCAGCAGAGATACTGAGTCTACAATGATCGAAGCACTTAACTATATGAAACAATTGGACGAGGATGAGCAGCCAATTCATATTGCTCATCACCCTTCACGTTCAGCAACAGGTGATGGTGTGTGGGGACAAGATACACCACAGGAGTTCCGTAATTGGAATGATGTCGCACCTAATATCTCGATTGGGATGGAAGGAGCTCCTGGTCACCAGGCTAATGCTATAAATAAAGATGGTTCTCAAGACCCTAATGGCGCTCGTGGATCATATGGCAACTACCCAACAATGGGTGGATTTGACCAAATGGCGGCAAAGGTTGGTGGATTATGGGATTCTATGCTTGGTGAAGGAAGACATTGGTGGATTACAGCTACCTCTGACTCGCATGTTAACTGGCGTGATGGCGGCGGCGACTTCTGGCCTGGTGAATACTCTAAAACCTATGTAAAAGCAGAGAAAGACTATGATGATATTATGGAGAGCATTCGTAAAGGGAATGTTTTCGTTACAACCGGCGATCTAATCTCTGAGCTGGATGTGAAAGTTCAAGCTGGAGGCAAGTCACCTTGGTTTGCGAAATCGAAAGGAAATTCCGCTACAATTGGTGAAACTCTTACATTGCCAGGAAAATCTAAGGATGTAACGGTAACGATTCGTATGAAAGATCCAAACGCTGCAAATTCCAATGGAGATACACCAAAGGTTGACCATGTAGACTTAATTATGGGAGAAGTTACTGGAAAAGTTGAAGATCGTTCAACAGCAACAAACTCGACAACGAAAGTCGTTAAAACGTTTACCAAAAAAGATTGGAAACAAGATGGTGAATACATTGAGATTACTCATACGTTAAAAAATGTGGATGAAGACAGTTATATCCGCTTACGTGGGACAAATACTCAACAAACAGAACCGAAAATTGACCCGCGTGGCGAAGATCCATGGACTGACCTTTGGTTCTACTCTAACCCAGTATTTATCAAGACTGCAAAGTAA
- a CDS encoding HupE/UreJ family protein codes for MKKLFLLMMLIISITSIQSPSAYAHTNNSEGYSLIEVNGNNLDYELKIDLTELGHSMNKEMTEKQYFDTKAVQDYINSHIELYVDSVKVEGTIEKSDVEMINDRQFAVINLNYELEQKPQKLILDYNMFLDDSDPSHANYATIKLDGKQQEAILTYESRELEIGEISFFQATTQFLMLGLEHIFTGYDHILFVISLLFGAKTIKNILALVTAFTIAHSITLVLATLEIVQLPGRFVESAIALSIIYVALINIFNPESKHQSWLAFGFGLIHGFGFAGILSEMRLEGSQLATSLLSFNIGIEIGQLIIVSLVFPILLWLRRLTFKPVKWIIPGTSVAILAFGLVWFIERAF; via the coding sequence ATGAAAAAGCTTTTTTTATTAATGATGCTTATCATTTCGATAACCTCTATACAATCTCCCTCTGCATATGCCCATACCAATAACAGTGAAGGGTATTCCCTTATTGAAGTAAATGGGAATAATCTCGATTATGAACTAAAGATTGATCTTACAGAATTAGGCCATTCAATGAATAAAGAAATGACTGAAAAGCAATATTTTGACACGAAAGCGGTTCAAGATTATATCAATTCTCATATTGAGCTTTATGTAGATAGTGTAAAGGTGGAGGGCACTATAGAGAAATCGGACGTTGAAATGATAAATGACCGTCAGTTTGCAGTGATTAACCTGAATTACGAGCTAGAACAAAAACCTCAAAAATTAATTTTAGATTATAATATGTTCTTAGATGATTCTGATCCAAGTCATGCCAATTATGCAACAATTAAATTAGATGGAAAACAACAAGAGGCGATTCTTACGTACGAATCAAGAGAGCTTGAAATTGGAGAAATTTCTTTTTTTCAAGCCACTACACAGTTTCTAATGCTTGGTTTAGAGCATATTTTCACAGGTTATGATCATATTCTGTTTGTCATTAGCTTATTATTTGGAGCAAAGACTATTAAAAATATTCTGGCCCTGGTCACTGCCTTTACAATAGCGCATAGTATTACGTTAGTCCTGGCCACTTTAGAGATTGTGCAGTTACCTGGCAGGTTTGTAGAATCAGCTATTGCCTTGAGCATTATTTACGTAGCACTTATAAATATTTTTAATCCTGAGTCGAAACATCAATCTTGGCTTGCCTTCGGTTTTGGGCTTATCCACGGATTCGGCTTTGCAGGAATTCTATCGGAAATGCGCTTAGAAGGAAGCCAACTAGCCACCTCACTATTATCTTTCAATATCGGTATTGAAATCGGACAACTGATCATTGTTTCATTAGTATTTCCTATCCTACTTTGGTTAAGGAGATTAACATTCAAACCTGTAAAATGGATAATTCCTGGAACTTCAGTAGCTATTTTGGCATTTGGTCTAGTGTGGTTTATTGAAAGAGCTTTTTAA
- a CDS encoding acyl-CoA dehydrogenase family protein, translated as MFSLPTVQFTDEQEQFRLEVRAFLQEHLAKGTFKTKCDSWLSGSDPAFSKLIGEQGWIGLTWPKKYGGQERSTIDRYILTEEFLAVGAPVAAHWFADRQTGPLLMRFGTEEQREFFLPKIVKGECYFGIGLSEPNSGSDLASVKTRAEKVEGGWIINGSKTWTSNAHDAHYAVTLIRTEPLGEKKHEGLSQLIIDLHAEGVTIVPIKYLTGEHHFNEVFFDNVFVPDNMVVGTLGNGWKQGLAELAFERSGPERILSTFPLLDELIAELKRQGDAVGMKEAAKVLSRLWGLRNLSIGVAKVLEEGGEVAIPAALVKSIGTKFEQSIPEITRLLVRTYPRLEAERRIDRFMAESTLHAPGFTIRGGTSEVLYGMVAKGVVGQ; from the coding sequence ATGTTTAGTCTACCGACAGTTCAATTTACTGATGAGCAAGAACAGTTTCGTTTAGAAGTACGAGCGTTTTTACAAGAGCATTTAGCTAAAGGGACATTTAAAACAAAATGTGATTCATGGTTAAGTGGTAGTGATCCTGCCTTTTCAAAGTTGATTGGAGAACAGGGATGGATCGGGTTAACATGGCCTAAAAAATACGGTGGTCAGGAACGCAGTACAATTGACCGTTACATTTTAACAGAGGAGTTTTTAGCTGTTGGTGCTCCTGTAGCGGCACACTGGTTTGCCGATCGACAAACAGGACCGCTTTTAATGCGCTTTGGTACAGAGGAGCAGCGTGAGTTTTTCTTACCGAAAATTGTTAAAGGGGAATGCTATTTTGGTATTGGTTTAAGTGAGCCGAACAGCGGATCGGATTTAGCATCTGTTAAAACACGTGCTGAAAAGGTAGAGGGCGGCTGGATTATAAATGGTTCGAAAACGTGGACGAGCAACGCGCATGATGCACACTATGCGGTGACGCTTATACGCACTGAGCCACTTGGTGAGAAAAAGCATGAGGGGTTAAGTCAGTTAATTATCGATTTACATGCAGAGGGAGTTACGATTGTACCGATTAAGTATTTAACGGGCGAGCATCATTTTAACGAAGTATTTTTTGATAACGTTTTTGTTCCCGATAATATGGTTGTAGGTACTCTTGGGAATGGATGGAAACAAGGGTTGGCTGAACTAGCATTTGAACGAAGCGGCCCAGAGCGTATTTTAAGTACGTTCCCATTACTTGATGAGTTAATCGCCGAGCTGAAAAGACAAGGTGATGCAGTCGGTATGAAGGAGGCGGCAAAAGTACTTTCTCGCCTATGGGGACTGCGTAATTTATCTATCGGGGTTGCGAAGGTCCTTGAAGAGGGTGGAGAAGTCGCCATTCCTGCAGCGCTTGTTAAAAGTATAGGTACGAAGTTTGAGCAAAGCATTCCTGAGATTACACGCTTACTCGTGCGTACATATCCACGTCTTGAAGCTGAACGCAGAATTGACCGTTTTATGGCTGAGTCAACATTACACGCACCAGGCTTTACAATTCGCGGTGGTACATCAGAAGTGCTATATGGCATGGTAGCGAAAGGGGTTGTTGGACAATGA
- a CDS encoding acyl-CoA dehydrogenase, translating to MSEMKEMIVNVVEKIFKDKVDKEKVDVVEEGKWAEDVWQVLQDNEMLAVAVSEENGGAGGDLDDLLNLYRLIGKYAVPIPFVETTFANVLLEKTGLNVTQEKATYAVEEQLNVSIDNGTVSGTIVNVPWARYVDELVVVATGTSGLELVQVSLKDAAISPNMNLACEPRDTVTLVHAPVQQQTKITNEQLEYFIALESAAMSGAIDKAYELTVRYTKEREQFGRPIHRFQLVQQHLANLAGEAVITSSAIDNMIAAITRKCLQNEVAYTRIRVEEAAKIVATSAHQVHAAIGVTHEHSLHQYTRRLWSWREEGAGEAYWTKQLADRLMEVKDDSLWGYLTKTEKVFQL from the coding sequence ATGAGCGAAATGAAAGAAATGATTGTAAACGTTGTCGAGAAGATTTTTAAAGATAAAGTGGACAAGGAAAAAGTGGATGTAGTAGAAGAGGGAAAATGGGCTGAGGATGTCTGGCAAGTTCTTCAGGATAATGAAATGCTGGCGGTAGCTGTATCAGAAGAAAACGGAGGTGCAGGTGGTGATTTAGACGATTTGCTAAATTTATATCGTTTAATTGGGAAATATGCTGTACCAATTCCGTTTGTAGAAACGACATTTGCCAACGTTCTATTAGAAAAAACTGGGCTTAACGTTACTCAGGAAAAAGCCACTTATGCGGTTGAAGAACAACTGAACGTATCCATTGACAATGGAACAGTATCAGGAACGATCGTTAATGTTCCATGGGCAAGGTATGTCGATGAATTAGTCGTTGTTGCTACTGGTACATCGGGACTTGAACTTGTTCAAGTATCACTGAAAGATGCAGCTATTTCTCCGAATATGAATCTAGCATGCGAACCGCGTGATACCGTGACATTAGTCCATGCACCTGTCCAGCAACAAACAAAGATTACAAATGAGCAGTTAGAGTACTTTATTGCCCTTGAATCTGCTGCGATGTCTGGTGCGATTGACAAGGCCTATGAGTTAACCGTGCGTTATACAAAAGAGCGTGAACAGTTTGGTCGTCCTATTCATCGCTTCCAATTAGTACAGCAACATTTAGCAAACTTAGCAGGAGAAGCTGTTATTACAAGCTCAGCAATAGATAATATGATTGCTGCTATTACTCGAAAATGTTTACAAAATGAAGTGGCTTATACACGAATTCGTGTAGAGGAAGCAGCAAAAATCGTTGCAACATCTGCACACCAAGTCCATGCTGCCATCGGTGTGACACATGAACATAGCTTACATCAATATACTCGCAGACTTTGGTCTTGGCGTGAAGAAGGTGCAGGAGAGGCTTATTGGACGAAGCAACTGGCAGATCGTTTAATGGAAGTAAAAGACGATAGTTTATGGGGATATTTAACAAAAACAGAAAAAGTCTTTCAATTATAA
- a CDS encoding enoyl-CoA hydratase/isomerase family protein, giving the protein MADLLFEVKDHIATITLNRPNQMNAFSEEMILNWIRALETVRDSDDIRAVIVKGNGKAFCAGGDVKAMTSGKGFFESEIDITSTGLARKNSLWKRVQRIPLLLEEIDKPVIAQVNGFAFGAGLDMALMCDIRIVAESAKFSESYINVGIVPGDGGAYYLPKLVGIDQALDMLWTARVLTAAEAKEKGLVTFVVPDHELEQFTLDYVTKLANGPTTTLQFIKRAVYQSQKMDLRSSLDYISSAMAIVTELDDYKEGVAAVVEKRKAVFK; this is encoded by the coding sequence ATGGCTGATTTATTATTTGAAGTAAAGGACCACATTGCAACGATTACGTTAAATCGACCTAATCAGATGAATGCATTTAGTGAAGAAATGATCTTAAACTGGATTCGTGCTCTTGAAACAGTCCGAGATTCCGATGATATTCGCGCTGTCATTGTCAAAGGGAATGGTAAGGCATTTTGTGCAGGCGGCGACGTAAAGGCGATGACTTCTGGTAAAGGATTTTTTGAAAGCGAAATAGATATTACTTCTACAGGTTTAGCACGTAAAAACTCCTTATGGAAACGCGTACAACGTATACCACTTTTACTAGAGGAAATTGATAAGCCGGTGATTGCTCAAGTGAACGGTTTTGCATTTGGAGCAGGGCTTGATATGGCCTTAATGTGTGATATTCGAATTGTCGCTGAATCAGCTAAGTTTTCTGAAAGTTACATTAATGTAGGGATTGTACCAGGAGATGGGGGGGCCTATTATTTACCGAAGCTTGTTGGGATTGATCAAGCGCTTGATATGCTTTGGACAGCACGTGTTTTAACGGCAGCAGAAGCGAAGGAAAAAGGCCTTGTTACGTTTGTTGTTCCAGATCACGAATTAGAGCAATTCACATTAGACTATGTAACGAAGCTAGCAAATGGACCGACAACAACGCTTCAGTTTATTAAGCGTGCTGTGTATCAAAGTCAAAAGATGGATTTACGATCATCCCTTGATTATATTTCATCTGCAATGGCGATTGTAACTGAGTTAGATGATTATAAAGAAGGCGTGGCTGCAGTTGTAGAGAAACGCAAAGCTGTTTTTAAGTAA